From the genome of Chelonia mydas isolate rCheMyd1 chromosome 2, rCheMyd1.pri.v2, whole genome shotgun sequence, one region includes:
- the CMC1 gene encoding COX assembly mitochondrial protein homolog isoform X7, whose protein sequence is MLPRVWLSYGGEMSTGKCSLERMSNYLGRKSETEGGKKYINIVTRNCSNYSVGVQNSQHRVITTLSQSYNDPAFYEECKIEYLKQREEFRATGIPAKQRQQKLPTSM, encoded by the exons ATGCTGCCAAGAGTCTGGCTTTCTTATGGTGGTGAAATGTCAACAGGAAAATGCAGCCTTGAAAGAATGTCTAACTACCTA GGCCGAAAGTCTGaaactgaagggggaaaaaaatacattaacatCGTTACCAGGAACTGTAGCAATTACTCTGTTGGTGTTCAGAACAGTCAGCACCGTGTTATAACAACTTTAAGTCAAAG ctATAATGATCCAGCATTTTATGAAGAATGCAAAATTGAATACTTGAAACAAAGGGAAGAATTCAGAGCTACTGGAATTCCTGCTAAACAAAGACAACAGAAGCTTCCTACAAGCATGTAG
- the AZI2 gene encoding 5-azacytidine-induced protein 2 isoform X3, with translation MLKLLGSRSEEESSSVGREQVNKAYQAYREACIDRDNLKGKLDKTIKENTESLKILSEQLQSKEVELLQLRTEVETQQVMRNLNSTPSSWEIEKLNSDLKVHSLEQELEKLKKECNGLRKELQKDQGQELNLLNGDLLQKENIQRTEMCSGEASDSREHVTRKGWMHRLEEEPARKDCRLLRLRDTRIGKSSGENVQQAYWELKREMSNLHLVTEVQAEVLRKLKTPTATKKASTCAPVQCVEDVEKNLTKLYLTSSGAVYKKTSLSQNDKLLCNAIAPPLSRDVKILSEQANLQSWTDERPMAIGSTTCHEQNSYGKSSLEDNSWVFPSPPKPSETMFWEMKNKSSLSNYPIDYLDQCNQNCLHKS, from the exons ATGCTTAAG CTCCTTGGCTCCCGTTCGGAAGAAGAAAGCAGCTCAGTTGGACGTGAGCAAGTAAACAAGGCCTATCAAGCCTATCGAGAGGCCTGCATTGACAGAGATAATCTGAAAGGCAAACTGGATAAAACG ATAAAAGAGAATACAGAGTCCTTGAAAATCTTGAGTGAGCAGTTGCAGTCTAAAGAAGTGGAGCTCCTACAACTGAGAACTGAAGTGGAAACTCAACAAG TGATGAGGAATCTAAACTCTACTCCATCTAGCTGGGAAATAGAGAAGCTGAATAGTGACCTGAAAGTGCACAGTCTGGAACAGGAActagaaaagctgaaaaaagaaTGCAACGGTCTCAGAAAAGAACTGCAGAAG gacCAGGGTCAGGAATTAAATCTGTTAAATGGAGACCTCCtccaaaaagaaaatattcagag GACTGAGATGTGCTCGGGTGAAGCATCTGATTCGAGGGAGCATGTGACCAGGAAGGGTTGGATGCATAGGCTAGAAGAAGAGCCTGCTAGAAAAGACTGTCGTCTTCTTAGACTGAGAGACACCAGGATTGGGAAAAGTTCTGG tGAAAATGTGCAGCAAGCATACTGGGAACTGAAGAGGGAAATGTCTAACTTGCATCTGGTGACTGAAGTGCAAGCTGAGGTTCTACGAAAATTGAAAACCCCAACTGCAACCAAGAAAG CGTCTACTTGTGCACCAGTACAATGTGTTGAAGACGTGGAGAAGAACCTCACAAAGTTATATTTGACTTCTTCTGGGGCAGTctacaaaaaaacctctcttTCACAAAATGACAAACTTCTCTGCAATGCCATAGCTCCCCCTCTCTCAAGAGATGTAAAAATCCTGTCTGAACAGGCAAATCTCCAGTCGTGGACAGATGAGAGACCCATGGCGATTGGCAGCACCACCTGTCATGAACAAAACTCCTATGGAAAGAGCTCTCTGGAAGATAATTCCTGGGTATTCCCAAGCCCTCCAAAACCTAGTGAGACGATGTTttgggaaatgaaaaataaatcctcTTTGTCAAACTATCCAATAGATTACCTGGATCAGTGTAATCAAAACTGCCTGCACAAGAGCTAA
- the CMC1 gene encoding COX assembly mitochondrial protein homolog isoform X5, producing MMLSICMAIYHKQGLLKLGNARYAFPDLFTETSRLQPIKTAFTKCCQESGFLMVVKCQQENAALKECLTTYYNDPAFYEECKIEYLKQREEFRATGIPAKQRQQKLPTSM from the exons ATGATGCTTTCTATTTGCATGGCCATATACCACAAGCAGGGCCTTCTGAAGCTAGGGAATGCTCGCTATGCATTTCCAGATTTGTTCACTGAGACATCACGCCTTCAACCAATCAAGACTG CTTTTACCAAATGCTGCCAAGAGTCTGGCTTTCTTATGGTGGTGAAATGTCAACAGGAAAATGCAGCCTTGAAAGAATGTCTAACTACCTA ctATAATGATCCAGCATTTTATGAAGAATGCAAAATTGAATACTTGAAACAAAGGGAAGAATTCAGAGCTACTGGAATTCCTGCTAAACAAAGACAACAGAAGCTTCCTACAAGCATGTAG